The genomic DNA cttttaaaacaggcatgtgtgtgtgtgtgtgtgtgtgtgtgtgtgtgtgtgtatacgtacgTGTATGTGCACAGACAAAAACATCACGATCAGTGTTACTCCCAAAATATAGTTCCTGGTGGTCTCTTGGTAATGGAATATGGATTGTGGGATAACCGCCTTTTGCTGTCTGCTtatctggtgtttttttttttcttctacttttattaCAATGAACTTGCATTATTTGTAAGTTTTAAGGATTATAAAATGAGGACTATTACACTTTCAATAAGGAAAAAGGTTGTACGCCTCTCTATTGTAGGTAAATGAAAACCCTAATTTGACTTGGATTTTTGAACCTTTCCCAGTTGAGGTTATTGTTCCAACTTCATTTTGTGCTTCTGTCTCTTGGGCCTGGATCTCGAAGTTAGGGTTTTGCTCCCTAGGCTCCTAACTTGTGTCGCTtttcctgtctgtctccctgctCCTCTACCCATTTACCAGGTTACACCTCTGTCTTCTTTCACAACCCAGCACACATCTGACTTCCCCCAAGCAATGTCCCTACTTCCTCCCTGTCTGAAATGTTCTCCCTCTAGAAAATTCACAAATCCGTCTTTGAACTAGTTTTACATCCTTCATTGCAACCTGTTTATGACTAGATATCGGTCTGCTTTACTGTCATGTCACTGTGAATTCCTACAGGCGAAGGATGGTATGTTTCTAATCTCATGTTCTCATGGTACACGGGCATTAAACTTGGGTATGCAATTAATGTTTTGGGATACATTTCACAATTCATGAAGCACACACATGATTTTTACCACCATCTCAAGTCTATGGTCCATTTACAGCATGAAATATACTCATCAGTGTTTAAGATGGTTGTCGAAAATATTTTTGGATACCGGTGTTTTACTCATGTCAGTTCCcatgtttaaatttgtattatttttgaagtACCTCTTTCCTGAATCTTACAGGTGGACATTGTGCCTTATGATACTGGACCGTCAGACGCAGGAACCAAGCTTTTAGTTGGATGTATCGCTTCTATAAGTGAGGATACTGTTCATATTAGTGACGACATTTATTTCTCCCTAGACATTATTTCTGAAGGTATGATTTACGTTTTGAGATACATGATgcaattcttaattttttgagaggATTTTAGTCCTAGAACAACTTTTACACTGTACTTGGCTTCGGTCAATGGCTCTTCAACATTAGAGGTAGACCCTTCCAACTGAAATTATGTACAATACAGGGCAAATAGGCAGGATTATAAACTATCTGCTGCTGTCTGTTGTGTGTTCATTTGTTCAGTGCCCTCAGTGTGtctggatatatttttaattcacataAGAATGTAATTTctaatcaagaacacaatcctaCAAGTACGCAGAGACACTATTTTTAATACCCTTACAAGACTATACTTGCAGGGATCATTTCTGTGGTTGGTTACTAGGGAAGTTTCTGTGACAGGGTAGAGtaccaaattttaaaagcatacacTTCAAATGCTTCAAACGTAGAACTAGAGATAGCGCCTTGTGGCTGTGTGCATGTGCTGGGTGTGGGGGAGCggtggggagtggggtggagTTGAACTTTCTCTGTAATCAGCAGATATGTTCTAATATTTAGCTTATACCAAAAGaaaccctttatttattttttttctatttttgtctacTGCAGCTGTGGTACAGCTTGGGTATAAAAGGGGAGGTTAGCTCTGCTTCCCCAGGCAGCTTGCTAGTTTGTTTTCTTGGGTGCAAAAGCAGGACTCTGGCCtgaattttgttttaagatgTTGACTCTGTGGAGACGAGACTATGAGGGGAAGGATGGAGCCAGGAAATCAGTCAGGAAAGCGTTGTAACATTCCCGGTGAAAGTTGTTGGACATGTGAATGAAAGTATAGAAGTGGAGGACCTGAGGATTGAGTGGACTCTGGATATATTCTGAAGCTAGAGAAGAACGCAGGAGGTAATGGATTAGCTCTTTGGTGTGGAAGAAAGATGAGTCCAGGGTACCTCCCAAGTTTTTGGTTTGAGCAGTGGTGAGGGTGGAGTTGCCAGTTTGTGATGTAGACGACTGAGGCAAACAAAAGGTGGTGAATACGGAGAATACCAACAACTCAGCTTTTCACACGTTAGATTGGTGTAAGCATATGGATAACTCAACGTGAGGTTGGTTAGAGCTGGAGGCATATACATTTTTGAGCTATCAGAACATAGATAAATGGTAAACCCACACAAAGGCAATGTATGTAAATTAacagatacagagagagagagagagagagagagagagagagagagagaaaggtctaACACTGTGCTTGTGTCATTCTACAATGCTGAGTCCTAAGGTGAAGAaatgtttcactttgttgatattGCTGGTTTTCTGGAGTCACTGTGGCAATTTACTGTGCCACTTGCAGTTGAGATTTCCATTTGCTCCAGATTCTTCCATTTACATTTGTTACCCTGTGACTCACTTTTAACTTACTGTAAACTTCAGTTTGAAACTCATGGTCTTAACTGTAACATGTAAGGCACATACTTAAGAGTTCATCAGCTGAACAGAGCACCAGGGGAAATTGTCCGTTCTGAAAGTAACAACATTTCTTAGTggtactgctactactactacaaATCAGCAGTTATTTCGTGGTTACTATGCAGCCAGCGATGATTCTGTGTGTATCACACACGGCAATTAATTCCCACTCACACTTAATTCAACTCTGCATCACGAAGGCAATTTGTCATGCTTCTCATTTTATGGTTGAAGAAAacgaggcacagagagattaagcacCTTGGCCAAGGTTGCAAACTGAGTGAGTGGCACCGTCAAGATTCGGACACACGTAACCAGGTTCAAACCTGTGCTCTTACCTCCATGTTTGACTGCCTCTCACTAAGGAGATGTGAACACCCACAGTTGTGCAGTAAATCCCGTGCCGCACCCTTAGATTGGCTGTGATGCACGGTTCACACTTTCCTCCACTTGACTTTGTTATATCAGCAGAGGAGAATCAAGGCCTAAGGATTACAAACTTCTTTTCGGACTTGGAGATTTAcaatgtgtgtgtttaaatatgcACAAAATGGACTTTAGATCTAGCAGAACTGACTTAAAGTATTACACTATCAAAGTAACGTGTGAAATACAACATGACTTAGTTAAGAGATCATGACACTCACATCTCTCCATGGCTGTTTTAGATCTGGTGCCTTATGAGGGCGACTGGTTAGAAGTTGAATATTCCAGTGAGCCAGGCATCTCAAACATCAAGGCAATCTCTGCGAAGCCCACCCGTTGGGCTTGTGCGGAAGAGGTAATTTCTTTCCTGTTGCTCCCGTCATCAGTTTCTGCTAACCCTTCCTTTGGTGATAATTTTCGTGCCCAGGATTCTGTTGGGTGTAATGGGAATTCCAGAAAATTGGGAGACATACATTCTTTGCCAACAAAGgagccactttttttttattgaaaaggTAGGACTTcccaaaggaaataattagaaaattatgtAGAGCAAGCACATGATTAAGTTCTAAATTGTGCATTTTACTTGACACCCAAATGTTATCAGAATCTTCCAACAACCggtggaagaaaaagaatttgccAGGAAACTGTAGGGAAAGAATGAACGGAGTGTGTTGTGGGACTTGAGCTTACCAGTAAATGCTGAGAATGATTTGGGTATTGGAGCCTGAATATGAGCAGGACATTCAGGGCAATAGAGGGCAACGGACGTATTTTTGTCATATTTAGAGCAGGATTTCTCGTTAGAGACCCAGGCCTCATCCCAGGAGAGCCTGATTTCGTTAGTCTGAGGTGGAGCGTGGGCGTGGGTATTCGTGCAAAACACCCCTGGTGTTAGCAGTGGGCCAACGAGGTTGGGAATCATCGATTTGCATCGAAGTGACCTTCACTCATGCAGGACCCACAGTGAGGAGGTGCACAGCTGGTTAGAGTGATTGTCGGGCTTTTTCACCATCATTTCTGTTATGTATACTCACAGGTCTGCATTACTAGCGTCCATGGAAGAAACGGGGTGATAGATAATAATATCTTTTTCACCTTGGATTCTGTGAAACTTCCTCATGGATACCAACCTCAACTATTTGATACCGTCGATGTGGTCATGGTGGAGAGCAGTCACTTCTGCTATATCTGGAGAGCGGTTTCCATCAGCCCAGCGCGAAAATCGTAATGACGAGCATTTCTATTCTCTGTTTATCTTTCCTCCTATGAGCAGTAAAGGCGCTGGTTTAACTGAAAAGTTTAGCTTAGTAAGCCTAAACGGGATTTTACATATGACTTTCCTGGCAAATCTAATTGAGATACTGGCTACTTCAATGGGACCCCGAACCCAGCTTAGGGAAGTGCCTTATCAAGTAAGAAGCATGCTAAATTAGCTTGCTAGTCACTGGAGGAAAGGAGTTCTTAATTAACATGAACGCTGCCTCTAAATTTGAATTCCGTGTTTTCTATCACCAGCCCCGGATCCCAGGATGATGGAGGCCTGCCTGGGACGGCCTGAAAGGAAATGTCAGAGTCAAAGCAGTTAACGGAAAAGGCGGCAGGGACAGCATGTTAAAGGCATGATTTGAAGTTACAACTTGACTTCAGTTTTGAGTCACCCCTATGCTGTCTGTTTAACCTGTATTGTGCCATAGCCTCTTTCATCTTCTGTCGCCTACATAATTTGCGACGTTTATTGTTCCCTATGTTCCTTCTTCCCCAtgctagaatgtaaactccacaaTGGCAGGATGCCTTTTggtctgctttttttgttttgtttttgttgtcttttatttatttatttatttatttgtttgtttgtttgcttgtttatttatttatttaaagcatcACAAAGCACTTAGAAGAGTGCTTGACAGGCTCGAGGTGcagataaaatgttattaagttCAGTGACTGAATGATCGGACCAACAACGATGTTTAGCTGTGGTTCGTTCATCACTGGTTCGTTAGGAATAAAACTGTCGAGCAACGCATTACGtcctctgttgattttttttaacaacacCAACAACCATAAAAAGCCGACTCCGCTGCACATGAGCCTCCGTGAGCCACCTTGTTGCAGGGGTGCAGCTCATGTGCAGACATGAAGAAAGATACAAACACAGAGCCCCTGGAAGGGCAGACAAGCTGCTTACCCACTGCGAAGGGTTATATAAAATCCCACAAGTACACCCCATGAAACTTCTTGCTTTCGTCTAGCGGAACATTTAGCCAGGTAGCTGTGACCTAGGGAGACATTCAGATCTTTGGGCGTAGCTTGAATGTGGTTGTGAACTTGCACCGAGTCCTGTGATTCATAATTCCACCCTTACCCCCGGTCCTTGAATAAACAGAGTTGTGTTTTCACTTTCCATTACAGATCCAGTGAGACCTCCCAGTCATCCAAGGGCTTGTTTCCTGCTTGATAAGAAGAGTGAAGATCTTGTAGAGGCCCCATTTTCACTCATTGGTTCACTCCACGAAATCCTACTGATTTTTtttgatgtgccaggcactgctgagGCTCTAGAGTTATAGCCTTAACCCAAAGGACAAAATTCCAGGCCCTAATGGAACTTGTGTTCTTTCAATGACCCCACACCCCCCAccgtcctcagcctcccgaccCATGCAGCAGAGCTCCTGTGATAGAAAGGGGCAAGCGGGGGCTGTGGCAGCACCAGGTCCCTGTGAATGTCGTCATTCAAAAGCAGCCCCAGACTCCGTGGAATTACAGAGCAGTCCACGTTGGACTTGAGAGATGCATGGGCCATGACTTCCACTACCTCGCCATTTAATTCTCCTGTTTGGTTGATGTGGAAGAATGTTCTTTGGCAGTTATAATGCATTATGATAAGCCCGGTCAGGTGGTGATTCAGTCACAGCTGCTGTTTCACAAACTTCCTCACTGGACTGAGGAccacctgggaggcagcagttcaGCGGGGTAGGGGGTGGGAATTAGATAAATTTCCTTTATCTTCTTTCAGATAGTCAAGCCCAGAACCACTTCGCTTTCATAAGGCAGACCAAGTGGCAGTACACTTTGAATATTTTGCCTCGGGGATTTGTTAACTCCAAGGCTCTTTCCCACAGCTCAGAATGAGTGGTCCTCGATCACCTCACTCTCATCGCACCTGTATCTCTTAAATGGGTGTCCTCACGGCACGAGGACAGAAGGACTCAGGGAGCCGGAAATCGTGGTCTCAGTCGGAAATGTGCTTTTTCCCCATGGGAAAGAATTAGCTGGAAAATACAGGGACCTGTCACCACGAGTCTCTGGGGCTCCAGTGTTCTGCCATGGAGCTTCCAGCTGGCAGGCTGTGAAAGCGTTGCAGATGTGCAGATATCAGATGCCTCTCAGCTCTTTTAGGGCCacatgctatgaagaaaatgaaataagatcATGATTTTTACCCGGgtttggcaaactatggccctcGTGCCACTTCTGGCCTGATGCCTGCAATGGTTCTCCAGTCGTAAAGTTCTATTTAGGTACCCGGAGCCTAATCAGGGCCCGATATATTGATCCTAGTATTCTTGCCACCATGATCACGCCTACTGTTAATAAAAGAGGCACTTTGAGGTCTCTCGTTGTGACCGTGGTTTCATCCTCTAACCACTCATAGCTTTCATGGGTTCTGGTCGTCATTTCACTCCTCCTGTGGGATGCATAAAGCTTTAACTGTACATCTGCCAATGGGATATGCTCTGTGAAGgtaaccagctcctctttgttaTGCTTCGTGTGCGGTTCTCTGTTTTGTCAAAATTCCAAATTCTACCTAATCAGCCATATGTACAAGGATCTCTGTTCCCTCGGTGTTGGAGAAGAATACAGTGCTTCGAATTGAAGCTCTCGTATCTATTGGCAAACTTGAGGTTGCACGTTATACCTCCAGTACCAGCCCTGGAACATGGAGTTGGTCTatgttttcctctctttccaCCTTTCCACGTGTGTTGTATCTTTCTCAGCTTTGGAGAACCCTACCTTCCATTATCCTCtgtgtatttacttatttgcacAATCCTGCTGTATGTGCTCTCCCACCGTGGGCAGCCTTCCATCTGTACTCTAACTCCCTCTTCTCACCGACCCTTGCTTGCAGGAAGCCTCCTTGGAACCATTTGTCTGGCAGGCTCCCCGCCTGCCTTCCTACGCTTGGGTGCCCTGCTCTCCAGGGAAGGGAGGGCTAGAGAAAAGGTTCTCTGGTGCCTTTGGAACTCCTCACAGAACTGACTTTTATCCGCCGCTTCATCGTAATAGTCACCCAAGACAGCCTGGGTCGAGTGCTTCGTGAGTTTCTTTCCAGAGCTGCTGGCCTGGCCAGAAGAGTGAAGTGTTGGGGTTGGTCAAGGGCTATTGGTCTAAACTTCCACAACTGAGGACTCCAATCAGTTAGCACTCATGTTGGTTTCATAAGGGGGAAGAAGAGAGTTCACCCTGCTGGGGCAACCTGATCCTACAGGGGTTTCACTTCCTGAGAGCATTGTCCCAGTTAACCCTAAATGATGTGGATTAGAAACTGCATTCCCCAGATCCTCTGGACAGTTGAAGGACGACTGCATACACGAAGGGTGAAAAGCATAATCTTATCATTGAAGTGCTGTTGAAAGGAAACTAAAggtggctgggtgccgtggctcacgcctgtaatcccagcactctggaaggccaaggcaggcagatcacctgaggtcaagagttggagaccagcctggccaacatggtgaaacctcgtctctactaaaaataggaaaaaagaaaaaaaaaaaattagccggacctggtggtgtgcgcctgtagtcccagctactcgggtaggctgaggcaggagacttgtttgaagccaggaggcagaggttgcggtgagccaagatcacgccactgcaatccaggctaggcgacagagggaggctccatctcaacaacaacaataacaaaggaaacaaaaggtGCAAGTTATTTGGACAGCATAAAGAGCATGCCTCCCAGAGGTTAGGGGGACTGGACATCTGAGTTCCCTCAAATTCCTTCGTTGAAGCCCCAATCCCCAATGTGATCGTATATGGAGGTGGGGCCTTCGAGAGGCTATTAGGCTTTGATGGGGTCATGAGAGTGGAACCCCATAATGGGATTAGTAtccttagaagaagaagaaggagtgGAGCCAGCATTTGCTCCCACTCCTCCATAGGAGGAAACAGCCAGAGGGTGACCATCTTCAAGTCAGAAAGGGGGGCCCTTACCCGGAACCGAATCAGTCAGCACCTGATTCTTGgcctgccagcctccagaactgtgcgATATAAATGTCCGTGGCATTTTGCTATAGCCGACCGGGCTAAGACAGCAGAGAGCTGACATTGACATTCTGTGACAAATAAAAGCAATCCATACCCTCACTGAGTTTTGAAAAACAGAGATACGGATTGGGAAAACTCCCATCCCATGAGAATACCAAAATTGCCTTGGATGGGAATTTTCCCCATCCATTATATCATAATGAATAATATACTTCTTGGTACATGCCATCTAAAGCCTTGTCACTCTACTCTTAGAGAAACATTTTTCAGACCGCTAGTCTGATACCCGATTTCCAGTGTAGCTTTTGTAACTGAAAGACTAACATTTTACTCCATGATGCAGCTCCTGTACacaagggaggctgagtcacTGACATGCAAGAAAACCCAATTTACTGGCCGAATTTACTTGCGGATTGTTGCTGTTGTCAGACTCCTGAGGACAGGTTGTGAAGCCAGGAAAAACCTGAGTTGAGCCGGGATCTATTGTCTTCCGACCGACAACTCTTAGGTTTACAGTCAGCTGTAGCATTCTCACGAATGAGGCCAAATACCGTTTAGATAGATGCACGTAGGAAAGCAAAACATTCAGATTTGGTGTGACCGCCTGAAAACCAGATCCTCTCACAGGTTGCCTGGAACTGTTCAGGTTGTCACCCTTTTCTGATTCGATTAATTGCTGCGGTACTTATTGAGAACGTA from Saimiri boliviensis isolate mSaiBol1 chromosome X, mSaiBol1.pri, whole genome shotgun sequence includes the following:
- the CT55 gene encoding cancer/testis antigen 55 is translated as MLRLLRFALALFRRRADPAEQQGPQQQGLPQGEPQLKTVQGVVTSFCGDYGVIDESIYFSCDVVTGSEPLKVGQRVNAVVEEDKTLYGLRAIKVDIVPYDTGPSDAGTKLLVGCIASISEDTVHISDDIYFSLDIISEDLVPYEGDWLEVEYSSEPGISNIKAISAKPTRWACAEEVCITSVHGRNGVIDNNIFFTLDSVKLPHGYQPQLFDTVDVVMVESSHFCYIWRAVSISPARKSPGSQDDGGLPGTA